TGGGTTACGTGGGCGTGCTGTGCATCGAGTTCTTCGTGCTGGAGGATGGCACGCTGGTCGTCAACGAGATGGCGCCGCGCCCGCACAATAGCGGCCACTACACGTTAGATGCCTGCATCACCAGCCAGTTCGCGCAGCAGGTGCGCGCGATGGCGCGCCTGCCGCTGGGCGACGTGCGCCAGCATTCGCCGAGCGTCATGCTGAACATCCTGGGCGATGTGTGGTTCGATGCGGGCAGCGACACCGCCCGCGAACCGGCCTGGGACCGGGTGCTGGCCCTTCCCGGCGCCAACCTGCACCTGTATGGCAAGAACGACCCGCGCCGCGGCCGCAAGATGGGCCATGTGACCTTCGTCGCGCCGACGCTGGCGCAGGCGCAGGACAGCCTGCGCGCCGCCTGCGCCATCCTGGGCATCGAGGAATAGGATGGACGAGCAGCAGATCGCCGCCGCCGCCCGGCTGCTCGAGGCCGGCCAGCTGGTCGCGTTCCCGACCGAGACCGTGTATGGCCTGGGCGCCGACGCCGAAAACCCGGCGGCGGTGGCCGCCATCTATGCCGCCAAGGGCCGCCCGCAAGACCACCCGGTGATCGTGCACCTGGCCCCGGAAGCGCCGCTCGATTACTGGGCCTGCGCCATCCCGCTAGAGGCGCAGGCGCTGGCCGACGCCTTCTGGCCCGGCCCGCTGACCATGATCCTGAAACGCGCCCCCAACATCCCGGACGCCGTCAGCGGCGGCCAGGACACGGTCGGCCTGCGCTGTCCGTCGCACCCGGTGGCGCTGGCGCTGCTGCGCGCCTTCAAGGGCGGGAAGGGCGGCGTCGCGGCGCCGTCGGCGAATAAATTCGGCCACGTGAGCCCGACCCTGGCCGAGCACGTGCAGCAGGAATTCGGGAGCGACGGCAGCGTGGCCATGGTGCTCGATGGCGGCGCCTCGCAGGTCGGCATCGAATCGACCATCGTCGACCTGTCGCGCCTGGACACGCACGGCCCGGTGCTGTTGCGCCCCGGCCACATCAGCGCGGAGGCGATCGCCGCCGTGATCGACCGCCTGCCGAGCGCGCCGGACGCGGCAGCGCCACGCGCCTCGGGCACGCTCGAATCGCATTACGCGCCGCACACGCCGGTGGCGATGCAGGAACGCGACGTCCTGCTGCAAACCCTGGCCGCGCTGCACGGCGCCGGCCGCAAGGTGGCGCTGATCCATACCAGCGACATGCCTGCCACCCACGCCGCCCTGCGCCTGCCGGCCGCGCCCGACGGCTTTGCCCATGCCTTGTATGCCGCGCTGCGCGCGATGGACGGGCAGGGCGCCGACGTCATCCTGGTCGAGACGCCGCCGCAAGGTGGCGACTGGCTGGGCGTCAATGACCGGCTGCGCCGCGCCGCCCACGGTTCGACGGGCATCGTGCACGGCTTGCTCAACACCCAAGCAAAAGTTTAATTTATATCAATAAAGCGCTTGACGGGGCTCAAATGCCCCGCGTTTGCCGCCCACCCGTTACAAATTCGCCTCTTTCTGCCCAGAAAACGGTGGTTATAATTCCACCCCTCAGGCTACCCCATCAGTCTTATCAGGTGCGGTATGCGTAATGCTTAAGTGCAATTGATTTCGCTATACAAGCGGATTGAACGCTGGCATAGTAGTCGCGAGGCGAATAGCACGCACGTTCGTTTTACAATAATTTCTTCCCAGGAGACACAATGCGCCATACCAAACTCGCGCTGGCCGTGCTGACGGCAGCGGTGCTGACCGCATGCGGCGGCGGCACCAGCCCGGCCGGCGGCGACCAGACCACCCAGGTCAAGTTCACCAATATGGTGTCGTTCGGCGACAGCCTGTCGGACGTCGGTACCTATCGCGTCGGCGCGGTCGCGGCCGCCGGCGGCGGCAAGTTCACCATCAATGGCGACAGCACCGCCAAGAACCCCGACCTGAACGGCAAGATCTGGGTCGAGTTCATGGCCGCCCAGCTCAAGCTGCCGGCGCCGTGCGCCGCCCAGACCGGCCTGGTGGGCGATGCGTCGCTCGGCTTCAACGTGCCGATCGTGAACCATCCGAACTGCTTCAACTATGCCCAGGGCGGCTCGCGCGTGACCAACCCGGTCGGCCCAGGCAATATCGCGACCGGCTCGCCGATCGGCGAAATGACCACCCCGCTGGTCACCCAGATCGCGAATCACCTGACCAAAACCGGCAACAAGTTCACCGGCACCGAACTGGTGACCGTGCTGTCGGGCGGTAACGACGTGCTGATGCAGCTGGCCGCCGTGACCAATGCCGGCACCGCCGCCGGTGCGCAAGCCTTCGCCACCGCCCTGGCCACCCGCCTGGCGGCCGGCGCGACCAATCCGCAAGCCGCGGCGCAAGCCATCGGCGTGGCGATCGCCACCGAGAACGCGCGTCCGGGCAAGACCGACCAGAGCGTCGTGACCGCCGCCGTGACCGCTGCCGCGATGCAGCCGGGTAACCAGGCCGTGGCCCAGCCGGCCGTCTACGGTCCGATCGTGGCCGCCGCCCAGGCCGACGGCACCGCCGCCGGCAATACCGCGGCCGGCGCCTACGCGACCGCCAATGCGACCGCCATGGTCACCGCCCTCGGCACCGCCGGCGCCCAGATGGCCGCGCTGGTCAAGAACGAACTGCTGGCCAAGGGCGCCAAGTACGTCATCGTCGCCAACCTGCCGGACGTCGCCAGCACCCCGACCGCCAAGTCGCGCCCGGTCGCGATCCAGCAACTGGTCACCACCATGGTCAACGCCTTCAACACCCAGCTGAAAGCGGGCCTGGGCGCCGACGATGCGCGCGTGCTGTACACCGACCTGTACACCGTCAGCAACGACCAGGTGAAGAACCCCGGTCCTTACGGCCTGACCAATACCAGCACCCCGGCCTGCGCCACCAACGCACTGGGCACCACCTCGCTGATCTGCACCGCAAACAACACGGTTGCCGGTGATGTGAGCCGCTACATGTTCGCCGACGGGATCCACCCGACCCCGTTCGAGAACGACCTTATTGCCCGCTATGTCTTCAAGGACATGAGCATCAAGGGCTGGCTGTAAGCAGCGGCGGGCCCGTCCTGGTGACGGGCCCACTCACACACATCAGGAGATACCATGAAAGTTCGTTTCAACAGCATGATCAAGGTGCTGGGTGTGGCTGCCGGGCTGGCATTCGCGTCCGGCGCCTACGCGCAATCGGCCGGCCAGATCACGGCCAAGTTCGGTTTCAACCGCTTGATGCCGAAGGTCGAGAGCGGCGACATCAGCGCCCCGGCGCTGCCTGGCACCAAGGCCGACGTCGGCAACGACATGCAGCCGGTGCTGATCCTCACCTACAGCCTGACCGACAATATCTCGCTCGAGGGTGCGCTCGGCACGCCGTACAAGCACAGCATCTATGGCGCCGGCGCGATCGACGGCACCGGCAAGCTGGGCGAGGTCGAGGCGCTGCCGCCGACCGCCTTCGTGCAATACCGCTTCGGCTCGCCGACCTCGACCTTCCGTCCCTTCATCGGCGTCGGTCCGACCTATGCCTACTTCATGAAGGAACGCGGTTCGGGCAAGATGACCGCGATCACCAATCCGGGCAGCGACGTGCCGACCACCTTCAAGATCGACAACAAGCTGACCTATAGCGCGCAAGTCGGCGTGGCGATGAACTTCGACGAGCGCTGGTTCGCCGACGCCACCGTCATCAAGACCCGCCTGCGCACCGACGTGCACTTCTCGACCGGCCAGACCCAGTTCATGAAGCTGGATCCGGTGGCGATCGTGCTGGCGGTGGGTTACAAGTTCTAACGTTCGCGTCAGCTTCAATACCACGCGCAGCATGCACGTCGTCCCCGCGCAGGCGGGGACCCAAGGTTTCCAGCGCAGCGATTACATTGAACGTAGTGGCTGCGCTAAGGACTTGGGGGGATAGTGCCAGTGGCACTATCCCCGCCTGCGCGGGGACGACGTTTTTGCGGCAGTGGTTAGGTCAGTGCAATCCTCTCGCGTATTGCATGAAATGCTCCGCGCTGAGCGCGCGCTGGTACAGATAGCCCTGGTACATATGACAGCCGGCATCCGCCAGGAACTTCCGCTGTCCCGTCGTCTCCACGCCCTCGGCGATCACCTGCAATCCCAGGCTGTCTCCCAGTGCGATAATCGAGCGCACGATCGAGGCGTCGTTCTGGTCGGTCAGCACGTCGCGCATGAACGAGTGGTCGATCTTGAGCTGGTCCAGCGGCAGCTTGCGCAAGGTGGCCAGCGATGAATAGCCGGTACCGAAATCGTCCAGCGAAAAACTCACCCCGCGCCGCTTGAGCGTGGCCATGGTGTGCGCGGTATGGGTGAAATCGGTGATCACCAGGCTTTCGGTCAGTTCCAGTTTCAGGCCCGACGGTTGCACGCCGGTGTAGGCGAATATCCCCTCCAGCATGGCCGCGAAACCCGGTTCGGTGAACTGGCGCGCGCTGACGTTGACCGACATGCTCAAGGCGGCCGTCTCGGGCACGCGCTGCCAGCGCGCCAGCTCGGCGCAGGCGGTGCGCAGCGCCCAACTGCCGATCTCGACGATGATCCCGCTTTCCTCGGCAACCCGGATGAATTCGCCCGGGTAGCGCAACTGGCCATCCGGCAGGCGCCAGCGCAGCAGGGCCTCGGCGCCGATCACCCGCCCCGTGCGGTCGAGCTGGGGCTGGTAGTGCAGCACGAACTCGTGGCGCTGCAGGGCGCGCCGCAGGTCTCTTTCCAGCTCGGCGCGCGCCGACCACGCGGCCTGCACCGCCGGATCGTGGAAGCGGAAGGTGTTGCGGCCCGCGGCCTTGGCCTGGTACATGGCGGCATCGGCCTGGCGCAAGGTCGATTCGACGGTGTCCTGGGTGCCGCACAGCGTGACCACGCCGATGCTGACCGAGACCGAGCAATTGAGCTCGCCCAGCTGGAACGGCGCGGCCAGGGCCGCGACCACCTTGCCGGCCACGGTTTCTGCCTGGCCTGCCGCCAAATCGCGGCTATCCTCGACCGGCTGGATCAGCACCACGAACTCGTCGCCGCCCAGGCGCGCCACCATGTCGGCTTCGCGCACGCAGTGTTCGAGGCGGCGCGCCACCGCCTGCAGCAGCAGGTCGCCGGCCGCGTGGCCCTGGCTGTCGTTGATGAACTTGAAGTTGTCGAGGTCGCAGAACATCAGCGCCCCGCACTTGCGCGTGCGCGCGCTGCCGAGCAGGGCGCGGCGCAGGTGGTCGAGCAGGTTGGCGCGGTTCGGCAGGTCGGTCAGGTGGTCGAAGAAGGCCAGGCGAAAGATCCTGGCCTCGTTGAGCTTGCGCTCGCTGATGTCGGTGCCGATCACCAGGATCTTCTGTCCGGCGCCGAGCGCGTCGTCCGCCGCCAGCAGGGTCCAGCGGGTGTCGGTGACGACCGCCGAGCCGTCGCGCCGCATATGGGTCAGCTCGCCCGACCATTCGCCCTCGTGCAGCGTGTGCGCGAAGGCCTCCTGGTAGGATTCGCGCCGGTCGGACAGCAGATCGCAGAAGCGCTTGCCGCGCGCCTCTTGCGCGCTCCAGCCGTACAGGCGCTCGGCGCCATGGTTCCAGTAGCTGATGCACGATTGCATGTCCATCGCGATGATGGCGTCGCGCGCGCGCTGCAGGAAGGAAGCCTGTTCCAGCACCAGCTGGTCGGCCTGCTTGAGCCGCGTGAAATCGGACAGGAAGCCTTCGAGCATGCCGGGCGGGCCCCCCAGCAGGTTGAGCGCGCCCTGTTCACAGATCCAGCGTTGCTCGCCGCCCGCGGTGCGGATCCGGTAGGTGATCTGGTAGGAGCGTCCCTGGGCCAGCGCCAGCGCCACCGCGCCCTGCACCATGGCGCGGTCCTCGGGCACGATGACGTCGCCGAAGGCCAGGCCGGGGCGGGCGGTGAAGGCGGCCGGCGAATAGCCGGTCAGTTTCTCGACGCCGTCGCTGACGAATTCGAAGTGCCAGTCGCCATCGTTGTGGCAGCGGTAGACGGCGCCGGGCAGGTTGCGCAGCAGCAGGCTGAG
This portion of the Telluria beijingensis genome encodes:
- a CDS encoding SGNH/GDSL hydrolase family protein translates to MRHTKLALAVLTAAVLTACGGGTSPAGGDQTTQVKFTNMVSFGDSLSDVGTYRVGAVAAAGGGKFTINGDSTAKNPDLNGKIWVEFMAAQLKLPAPCAAQTGLVGDASLGFNVPIVNHPNCFNYAQGGSRVTNPVGPGNIATGSPIGEMTTPLVTQIANHLTKTGNKFTGTELVTVLSGGNDVLMQLAAVTNAGTAAGAQAFATALATRLAAGATNPQAAAQAIGVAIATENARPGKTDQSVVTAAVTAAAMQPGNQAVAQPAVYGPIVAAAQADGTAAGNTAAGAYATANATAMVTALGTAGAQMAALVKNELLAKGAKYVIVANLPDVASTPTAKSRPVAIQQLVTTMVNAFNTQLKAGLGADDARVLYTDLYTVSNDQVKNPGPYGLTNTSTPACATNALGTTSLICTANNTVAGDVSRYMFADGIHPTPFENDLIARYVFKDMSIKGWL
- a CDS encoding OmpW/AlkL family protein, which gives rise to MKVRFNSMIKVLGVAAGLAFASGAYAQSAGQITAKFGFNRLMPKVESGDISAPALPGTKADVGNDMQPVLILTYSLTDNISLEGALGTPYKHSIYGAGAIDGTGKLGEVEALPPTAFVQYRFGSPTSTFRPFIGVGPTYAYFMKERGSGKMTAITNPGSDVPTTFKIDNKLTYSAQVGVAMNFDERWFADATVIKTRLRTDVHFSTGQTQFMKLDPVAIVLAVGYKF
- a CDS encoding L-threonylcarbamoyladenylate synthase, with amino-acid sequence MDEQQIAAAARLLEAGQLVAFPTETVYGLGADAENPAAVAAIYAAKGRPQDHPVIVHLAPEAPLDYWACAIPLEAQALADAFWPGPLTMILKRAPNIPDAVSGGQDTVGLRCPSHPVALALLRAFKGGKGGVAAPSANKFGHVSPTLAEHVQQEFGSDGSVAMVLDGGASQVGIESTIVDLSRLDTHGPVLLRPGHISAEAIAAVIDRLPSAPDAAAPRASGTLESHYAPHTPVAMQERDVLLQTLAALHGAGRKVALIHTSDMPATHAALRLPAAPDGFAHALYAALRAMDGQGADVILVETPPQGGDWLGVNDRLRRAAHGSTGIVHGLLNTQAKV
- a CDS encoding putative bifunctional diguanylate cyclase/phosphodiesterase, translating into MPDPAMPEPAGALSLSLLLRNLPGAVYRCHNDGDWHFEFVSDGVEKLTGYSPAAFTARPGLAFGDVIVPEDRAMVQGAVALALAQGRSYQITYRIRTAGGEQRWICEQGALNLLGGPPGMLEGFLSDFTRLKQADQLVLEQASFLQRARDAIIAMDMQSCISYWNHGAERLYGWSAQEARGKRFCDLLSDRRESYQEAFAHTLHEGEWSGELTHMRRDGSAVVTDTRWTLLAADDALGAGQKILVIGTDISERKLNEARIFRLAFFDHLTDLPNRANLLDHLRRALLGSARTRKCGALMFCDLDNFKFINDSQGHAAGDLLLQAVARRLEHCVREADMVARLGGDEFVVLIQPVEDSRDLAAGQAETVAGKVVAALAAPFQLGELNCSVSVSIGVVTLCGTQDTVESTLRQADAAMYQAKAAGRNTFRFHDPAVQAAWSARAELERDLRRALQRHEFVLHYQPQLDRTGRVIGAEALLRWRLPDGQLRYPGEFIRVAEESGIIVEIGSWALRTACAELARWQRVPETAALSMSVNVSARQFTEPGFAAMLEGIFAYTGVQPSGLKLELTESLVITDFTHTAHTMATLKRRGVSFSLDDFGTGYSSLATLRKLPLDQLKIDHSFMRDVLTDQNDASIVRSIIALGDSLGLQVIAEGVETTGQRKFLADAGCHMYQGYLYQRALSAEHFMQYARGLH